The Streptomyces sp. R28 region CTGGGCGACGGAGACGCCCTTCTGCTCGGCGATCTTGCGCAGGGACTCGACCAGGGTGAGGTTGTGCCGGAGGTTCTCGCCCTGGAAGCGGGGCGAGTGGGCGCGGAAGTCGGTCGCCGCGTACTCCTGGCCGGCCATGACATGGCCCGAGATCAGCCCGCGGGAGAGCACGCCGTACGCGGTGACGGCGATGCCCAGCTCGCGCAGGGTGGGCAGGATCTCCCGCTCGGGGCCGCGGGAGATGAGCGCGTACTCGATCTGGAGGTCGGCGATCGGAGCGGTGGCGGCGGCCCGGCGGATGGTGTCCGCGCCGACCTCGCTGAGCCCGATGTGGCGGACGTATCCCTTCTCGACCAGTTCCGCGATCGCGCCCACGGTCTCCTCGATCGGCACGTCCGGGTCGAGCCGGGCGGGGCGGTAGACATCGATGTGGTCGACGCCGAGGCGCTGGAGTGAGTACGCGGCGAAGGTCTTCACGGCGGCCGGGCTCCCGTCGAAGCCGTACCAGTCGCCGTCCGGGCCGCGCTGGGCGCCGAACTTGACGCTGAGCAGCGCGTTCTCGCGCAGGGCGGCCGGGGCGGTGCGCAGGGCCTCGTTGATCAGCAGTTCGTTGTGGCCCATGCCGTAGAAGTCGCCGGTGTCGAGCAGGGTCACGCCCGCTTCCAGGGCGGCGTGGATGGTGGCGACGGACTCGGCACGGTCCGCCTCGCCGTACATGCCGGACATGCCCATGCAGCCGAGGCCGAGGGCGGAGACCTGGGGGCCGGTGGTTCCGAGGGTGCGGGTCTGCGTCTTGGTCATGCATGCACTGTGACATGACAGCTGACAGATTTCAATATCTGTCATTCCATACCTGTCATTCCGCACCTGCCAGGCGCTGCATCAGAATGGTCCAGACCTATTGACTAAAGGTCTGGACCACGAGCACTGTCATGCCTACGACACCTCACCGCACCCCCACCGGGAGGCCCGCATGCTCCGCCGCGCCCTGCGCCTGCTCACCGCCGCACTGACGACCGCCTGCCTCGCTCAACTGCCCGTCGCCGCCACCGCCTCCGCCTCCGCAGCCGACATCTGCGCGATCAAGCCGAAGCCGTCCGGCAAGGTCCTTCAGGGCTACTGGGAGAACTGGGACGGCGCCGCCAACGGGGTCCACCCGCCCTTCGGCTGGACCCCGATCACCGACTCCCGTATCGCCGCGCACGGCTACAACGTGATCAACGCGGCCTTCCCGGTGATCCGCTCCGACGGCACCGCGCTCTGGGAGGACGGCATGGACGCGGGCGTGAAGGTGGCCACGCCCGCGGAGATGTGCGCGGCGAAGGCGTCGGGCCGGACGATCCTGCTGTCGATCGGCGGCGCGGCGGCCGGCATCGACCTCAGCTCGACCGCCGTCGCGGACCGCTTCGTCGCGACGATCGTCCCGATCCTGAAGAAATACAACTTCGACGGCATCGACATAGACATCGAGACGGGCCTGGTCGGCAGCGGCAGCATCACCCAACTGTCCACATCGCAGGCCAACTTGATCCGCATCATCGACGGCGTCCTGGCGCAGATGCCGGCCGGCTTCGGCCTGACGATGGCCCCGGAGACGGCGTACGTCACCGGGGGCAGCGTGGTCTACGGCTCGATCTGGGGCGCGTATCTCCCCGTCATCAAGAAGTACGCCGACAACGGCCGCCTGTGGTGGCTGAACATGCAGTACTACAACGGCAGCATGTACGGCTGCTCCGGCGACTCCTACTCCGCCGGCACCGTCGAGGGCTTCGTCGCCCAGACCGACTGCCTCGACAAGGGCCTGGTCGTGCAGGGTACGACCGTCAAGGTGCCGTACGACAAGCAGGTACCGGGCCTGCCCGCGCAGTCGGGCGCGGGCGGCGGCTACCTGTCCCCGTCCCTCGTCGCCCAGGCCTGGCGGCACTACGGCACCTCGCTCAAGGGGCTGATGACGTGGTCGATCAACTGGGACGGCTCGAAGGACTGGACGTTCGGCGACAACGTGAAGTCACTGCAAGGGCGTTGAGCGACGAGGGACAGGGCTGGACCTAGCGGCCAAGGCCCTCGACCGCCACGGTGGCGGCCTTCGCGAGCAGGGCGTCGCGGCGTTCGGCGCCCTGCTCACCGCGGGTGGACATGACCGCCATGACGATGGGGTTGCCCCCGTCGTCCGGCCACAGTACGGCGATGTTGTTGCGTCCGCCGTATCCGGCGGTGCCGCTCTTGTCGGCGACCTCCCAGCTGTCGGGGACGCCCGCCCTGATGAGGGTGTGACCGGTCATGTTCGTCGTCATCCACCGCCGGAGCAGCTCGCGTTCGTCCCGCTTCAGGGCGTCGCCGAGCAGGAAGGCCCGCAGGCTCCCCGCCATCGCGCGCGGTGTGCTCGTGTCGCGGATGTCGCCCGGCTTGCCTTCGCTCATGTCCGGCTCGTACCGGTCCAGAGCGTTTCGACCCGGCGGACGTGCACCTCGCGCACGCCCTCGCGATCGACGCCGGCACCCCGGGCCGCGGCCACCGGGTGCCGCAGCTCGACATCTCACGCGCCAACACCGGGACGGCACGGGCCTTCGTCGACCTCCTTCAGGCCCTGTGGCAGCCCTCAGCGATCCACCCCGACGTCGCGGCCCGAGTACGCGGCTTCATGGCCAACAACCTCGTACGCAACCGCCTCGCCCCGGACTTCGACTCCGACGCCTCCACGTGGTCGTCCAAAACCGGCATGCTGCTCAACCTGCGCCACGAGGTCGGCGTCGTCGAACACGCCGACGGCCAGAGCTACGCGGTAGCCGTCCTGACCGAGTCCCGGGTGGCCGCCGGCCGGCAGCCGGGCGCCGACGCCCTCATGGGCCAGGTCGCCCGGCGCCTGCGCGACGAACTCCGGTCGAGGTGGGTCCACAGCTAGCGGGCGGTCACCGCCAGCTTCGCCCCCAGTGCCACGAACGATCCGGCGAAGCTCCGCCGCAGCCACGTCATCACCCGGGGCCGGGAGGTGACGTGGCTGCGCACGGAGGCCGCGAGGACGCCGTACGCCGCGAAGACCGCGAAGGTCACCAGCATGAACACCGCGCTGAGCGCCAGCATCCGCGGCAGGGCGTTCGCCTCGCCCGGGTCCACGAACTGGGGCAGGAACGCGAAGAAGAAGATCGTCAGCTTCGGGTTGAGGATGTTGATCAGTACGCCCCGCACGATCACGCGCCCCGAGGATAGCGGCGCGGCACCTTCGTCCAGCGCGATGGCCTCCTTGTCCTTGAGCGTCGCCCACGCCATGTACAAGAGGTAGGCGACACCGGCGTACTTGAGGATCTGGAAGGCCGTCGCGCTCGTGTGCAGCAGGGCGGCGACTCCGGTGACGGTGGCCAGCATGTGCGGCACGATCCCGAGCGTGCACGCGAAGGCGGCGACGACGGCCGCGCGAGGGCCGCGGGACAGTCCGGCGGCCAGGGTGTAGACGACGCCGGTGCCGGGGGTGGCGACCACGACGAGGGTGGTCAGCAGAAACGCGATGCTCATGCGGGCCACCCTGTCGTCGCCGCGACCCGGGATACAGGGCCAATCGCCCACCGCGCAACAGGGCCAATGAGCAGCCGCCGCTCCGTTCGACACGGTTCACATCTGCTCGGAGAATGGAGATGTCGGCGCAGTCACCCCGGGCGGCGCCTGCCGTCGGCCCCGGTAGCTCCGCGCCGCCCGAGGAGGCGTGCCATGGCCGTCCGTATCGCCACCTTCAACACCGAGAACCTCTTCCGCCGCCCGCAGGTCTTCGGAATGACGGACCACAAGGAGCGGCAGGAAGTCCTGGAGGACTACGCCGAGTTGGTCTCCCTTCTGGAGAAGGAGAGCTACGCGGCCGACAAGGACCGGATCGCCGAGCTCATCAGGAAGCACGGCATCTACAAGGGCGACAAGGACAGCACACGGCAGTTCGTCGTCAACGAGACCCGCGGCCAGCACACGCTGTTCAACCCCCGGCCCCAGGGGAACTCCACCGCCATCGACATCAAGGCGACGGGCCGCGCGGCGTGGACGGGCTGGGTGGAACTCGTCCGCGACAACCTCGACTGGGCCGCCGTGCACAACACCGGCCGGGTCGTCGCCGAGGTCGACGCCGACGTCCTGCTCACCGTGGAGGTCGAGGACCGGCTCACCCTGGAGCGCTTCAACACCCAGGTCCTGGGCAAGGCGCTGGGCAGGCGGCCGTACCCCTACAGCATGCTGATCGACGGGAACGACCCCCGCGGCATCGACATCGGTATCCTCAGCCGCCATCCGATCACGACCGTCCGGTCCCACGTCTTCGACACCAACCCGGCACGCGCCGACAGGCGCCTGTTCAGCCGTGACTGCCCGGAGTTCGAGATCGAGTTGGACGACACGCCGCTCGTGGTCCTCGGCAACCACCTGAAGAGCAAGGCCGACGACAACCCGGACCTGCGCCTCGCCCAGGCGAAGCGCGTCGCGGAGATCTACCGGGCCGCGCAGGAACGCACCCCGCACGTCGTCGTCGCCGGGGACCTCAACGACAACCCCGACAGTGAAGCCGTCGCGGTACTGCGGGACACCGACCTGCGCGACGTGATGGACCACCCCGCCTATCACGGAAAGCTCTCCGGCACGCACGGGACGTGCAAGAACGAGGGGGACAAGATCGACTACGTCATGCTGCCGCCCCCGATGTGGCCGAAAGTACAGCAGGTCGGCCTCGAAACCCGCGGAATCTCCGCGAAGGGCATCGACCACTTCGACACGGTGAAGACCAGGGCCGACGCAGCCTCCGACCACGCGGCCCTCTACACAGACCTGGACCTCTAAAACGCAGGTTCCCCGCCACCCCCTCAGGGGCGCGGGGAACTGCGCGAAAAGCCACGGACAACGCGCACCCGGCAGCTCACACAAGCCAGGCAGACGCTGCCCGCCGGGCCGTCACTCAATTAGCAGCCGACCAGACGCCCGGCCAGGTAGCCCTCGATCTGGTCCAGCGACACCCGCTCCTGCTTCATGGAGTCCCGCTCACGAACCGTCACCGCGTTGTCCTCAAGCGTGTCGAAGTCGACCGTCACGCAGTACGGCGTACCGATCTCGTCCTGGCGGCGGTAACGGCGACCGATCGCGCCCGCGTCGTCGAACTCGATGTTCCAGTTCTGCCGCAGCGCCTGCGCGAGGCCCTTGGCCTTCGGGGACAGCTCGGGGTTCCTCGAAAGGGGAAGCACCGCGACCTTCACCGGAGCCAGGCGGTGGTCGAGGCGCAGCACCGTGCGCTTCTCCATCTTGCCCTTGGCGTTCGGCGCCTCGTCCTCGACGTAGGCGTCGAGCAGGAACGCCAGCATCGCGCGGCCGACACCGGCCGCCGGCTCGATGACGTACGGCGTCCAGCGCTCGCCGGCCTCCTGGTCGAAGTAGGAGAGGTCCTGGCCGGAGGCCTTGGAGTGCGCGCCGAGGTCGTAGTCGGTGCGGTTGGCGACACCCTCCAGCTCGCCCCACTCGTTGCCGCCGAACTGGAAGCGGTACTCGATGTCAGCGGTGCGCTTGGAGTAGTGGGAGAGCTTCTCCTTGGGGTGCTCGTACCACCGCATGTTCTCCTCGCGCAGGCCCAGGCCGGTGTACCAGTTCCAGCGCTGCTCCATCCAGTACTCCTGCCACGTCTCGTCCTCGCCCGGCTTGACGAAGAACTCCATCTCCATCTGCTCGAACTCGCGGGTGCGGAAGATGAAGTTGCCGGGCGTGATCTCGTTGCGGAAGGACTTGCCCATCTGCGCGATGCCGAACGGCGGCTTGCGACGCGAAGTCGTCTGCACCTGGGCGAAGTTGGTGAAGATTCCCTGAGCGGTCTCGGGGCGCAGGTAAGCGATCGAGCCGGAGTCCTGGGTCGGGCCGAGGTGCGTCGACAGCAGACCCGAGAACTGCTTGGGCTCGGTGAACTGGCCCTTGTTGCCGCAGTTCGGGCAGTTCACATCCGCGAGGCCGTTCTCCGGGAGGTGGCCCTTCTTCGCCTCGTAGGCCTCCT contains the following coding sequences:
- a CDS encoding aldo/keto reductase, whose amino-acid sequence is MTKTQTRTLGTTGPQVSALGLGCMGMSGMYGEADRAESVATIHAALEAGVTLLDTGDFYGMGHNELLINEALRTAPAALRENALLSVKFGAQRGPDGDWYGFDGSPAAVKTFAAYSLQRLGVDHIDVYRPARLDPDVPIEETVGAIAELVEKGYVRHIGLSEVGADTIRRAAATAPIADLQIEYALISRGPEREILPTLRELGIAVTAYGVLSRGLISGHVMAGQEYAATDFRAHSPRFQGENLRHNLTLVESLRKIAEQKGVSVAQVAIAWVIAQGPRHDTDIVPLVGARTRERLGEALGALDVSLDAADLAAIEAAVPADAAAGERYAPAQMAMLDSER
- a CDS encoding chitinase, which produces MLRRALRLLTAALTTACLAQLPVAATASASAADICAIKPKPSGKVLQGYWENWDGAANGVHPPFGWTPITDSRIAAHGYNVINAAFPVIRSDGTALWEDGMDAGVKVATPAEMCAAKASGRTILLSIGGAAAGIDLSSTAVADRFVATIVPILKKYNFDGIDIDIETGLVGSGSITQLSTSQANLIRIIDGVLAQMPAGFGLTMAPETAYVTGGSVVYGSIWGAYLPVIKKYADNGRLWWLNMQYYNGSMYGCSGDSYSAGTVEGFVAQTDCLDKGLVVQGTTVKVPYDKQVPGLPAQSGAGGGYLSPSLVAQAWRHYGTSLKGLMTWSINWDGSKDWTFGDNVKSLQGR
- a CDS encoding serine hydrolase, with amino-acid sequence MSEGKPGDIRDTSTPRAMAGSLRAFLLGDALKRDERELLRRWMTTNMTGHTLIRAGVPDSWEVADKSGTAGYGGRNNIAVLWPDDGGNPIVMAVMSTRGEQGAERRDALLAKAATVAVEGLGR
- a CDS encoding LysE family translocator, producing the protein MSIAFLLTTLVVVATPGTGVVYTLAAGLSRGPRAAVVAAFACTLGIVPHMLATVTGVAALLHTSATAFQILKYAGVAYLLYMAWATLKDKEAIALDEGAAPLSSGRVIVRGVLINILNPKLTIFFFAFLPQFVDPGEANALPRMLALSAVFMLVTFAVFAAYGVLAASVRSHVTSRPRVMTWLRRSFAGSFVALGAKLAVTAR
- a CDS encoding endonuclease/exonuclease/phosphatase family protein, encoding MAVRIATFNTENLFRRPQVFGMTDHKERQEVLEDYAELVSLLEKESYAADKDRIAELIRKHGIYKGDKDSTRQFVVNETRGQHTLFNPRPQGNSTAIDIKATGRAAWTGWVELVRDNLDWAAVHNTGRVVAEVDADVLLTVEVEDRLTLERFNTQVLGKALGRRPYPYSMLIDGNDPRGIDIGILSRHPITTVRSHVFDTNPARADRRLFSRDCPEFEIELDDTPLVVLGNHLKSKADDNPDLRLAQAKRVAEIYRAAQERTPHVVVAGDLNDNPDSEAVAVLRDTDLRDVMDHPAYHGKLSGTHGTCKNEGDKIDYVMLPPPMWPKVQQVGLETRGISAKGIDHFDTVKTRADAASDHAALYTDLDL
- a CDS encoding glycine--tRNA ligase; its protein translation is MAADKIDTIVSLSKRRGFVFPCSEIYGGQRAAWDYGPLGVELKENLKRQWWRYMVTSREDVVGIDSSVILAPEVWVASGHVATFTDPLTECTSCHKRFRADHLEEAYEAKKGHLPENGLADVNCPNCGNKGQFTEPKQFSGLLSTHLGPTQDSGSIAYLRPETAQGIFTNFAQVQTTSRRKPPFGIAQMGKSFRNEITPGNFIFRTREFEQMEMEFFVKPGEDETWQEYWMEQRWNWYTGLGLREENMRWYEHPKEKLSHYSKRTADIEYRFQFGGNEWGELEGVANRTDYDLGAHSKASGQDLSYFDQEAGERWTPYVIEPAAGVGRAMLAFLLDAYVEDEAPNAKGKMEKRTVLRLDHRLAPVKVAVLPLSRNPELSPKAKGLAQALRQNWNIEFDDAGAIGRRYRRQDEIGTPYCVTVDFDTLEDNAVTVRERDSMKQERVSLDQIEGYLAGRLVGC